A part of Vigna radiata var. radiata cultivar VC1973A chromosome 11, Vradiata_ver6, whole genome shotgun sequence genomic DNA contains:
- the LOC106776668 gene encoding uncharacterized protein LOC106776668, whose translation MGDDRFKVVVHHGGTLVKDVCPFQYIGGHISCWDIDPDTWSYFGVVASMKEMGYMEVEELVYSIDNVLHGLCDNSGAMNMMEVARCLGKVHLFVVHKVSEPEVVEIENEKENDILYLCQGPAESGGGNGFEAVEVDKVGAVDVDEVGAVEVHEVGAVEEVEVEVEAVKEVEEVEVEVEAVEEVEVEVEAVEEVEVEAVGAVEAXEMGAVDVEXEVENSSEEXVEVDTWESLDEVENISEVSGEDHMVEDIGRGLSDDDSEXEQLLTPEGSEGSGSEEDDNAAKPSPCPFPKFGKQKSMVDYKWEVGTIFNDKEDFKEAIRNYAIHTGRDLKFVKNDKRRVRVRCMDAQKKCPWVAYLGYLSSRKIWQLRKIVDTHACSRQLNIKMMNSKWLSHEVDKVLHDNPTIKVQDIRNKTLRKWNTKVSISKARRVKLMATIEREGDFKEQFRRIHDYGHEVLRSNPGSTVKIKVNSDNGEAIFERIXVCLDACKKSFASCRPIIFLDGCFLKGXYKGELLTAVGRDPNDQMLPIAYAVVEVENKDSWSWFLQLLIEDLGGNQICXACXGWYMLLKXFCLRQNKDSA comes from the exons ATGGGTGACGATAGGTTTAAGGTCGTGGTCCACCACGGTGGGACCTTAGTAAAGGACGTGTGTCCTTTTCAGTATATAGGTGGGCATATATCATGTTGGGACATTGACCCCGACACATGGAGTTATTTTGGAGTTGTTGCTTCAATGAAAGAAATGGGTTACATGGAAGTAGAGGAGTTAGTTTACAGCATTGATAATGTTTTACATGGCCTGTGTGACAATAGTGGAGCTATGAATATGATGGAAGTAGCTAGATGTTTGGGGAAAGTGCACTTATTTGTCGTGCATAAAGTTAGTGAACCAGAGGTTGTGGAAATtgagaatgagaaagagaatGACATCCTTTACCTTTGCCAAGGGCCTGCAGAGAGTGGTGGGGGTAATGGGTTTGAGGCAGTTGAGGTGGACAAAGTTGGTGCAGTTGATGTTGATGAAGTTGGTGCAGTTGAGGTTCATGAAGTGGGTGCAGTGGAG gaagtggaggtggaggtggaggcagTGAAGGAAGTGGAGgaagtggaggtggaggtggaggcagTGGAGGAAGttgaggtggaggtggaggcagTGGAGGAAGTTGAGGTGGAGGCAGTGGGTGCAGTGGAGGCTNAGGAAATGGGTGCAGTGGACGTTGAGGANGAAGTAGAAAACAGTAGTGAGGAGNAAGTGGAAGTGGATACTTGGGAGTCTTTGGATGAAGTAGAAAACATTAGTGAGGTTAGTGGNGAAGATCACATGGTGGAAGATATTGGAAGGGGGTTGTCTGATGATGATTCGGAGTNAGAACAGTTGTTAACTCCAGAAGGTAGTGAAGGTAGTGGTAGTGAGGAGGATGACAATGCTGCCAAACCAAGTCCATGTCCGTTTCCTAAATTTGGAAAGCAAAAGTCAATGGTAGACTACAAATGGGAAGTTGGtactatttttaatgataaagagGATTTTAAGGAAGCAATTAGAAACTATGCTATTCATACTGGGAGGGATCTTAAGTTTGTAAAGAATGATAAGCGTAGGGTTCGGGTGAGATGCATGGATGCGCAAAAAAAGTGTCCATGGGTAGCTTACTTAGGATATTTGTCATCAAGAAAGATTTGGCAATTAAGGAAGATTGTTGATACCCATGCTTGCAGCAGAcaactaaacataaaaatgatgaatagtAAATGGTTGAGTCATGAAGTAGATAAGGTGTTGCATGATAATCCAACTATAAAGGTACAAGATATACGTAATAAAACACTTAGGAAATGGAACACCAAGGTCTCAATTTCCAAAGCAAGAAGGGTCAAGTTAATGGCAACAATTGAACGTGAAGGAGACTTTAAAGAGCAATTTAGAAGGATTCATGACTATGGACATGAGGTCTTGAGAAGTAACCCAGGTTCAACTGTTAAGATTAAAGTGAACAGTGATAATGGTGaggccatttttgaaagaatttaNGTATGTTTGGATGCATGTAAGAAGAGTTTTGCAAGTTGCAGGCCCATCATATTTTTAGATGGTTGTTTTTTGAAAGGNNTATATAAGGGAGAGTTGCTAACAGCAGTTGGTAGGGACCCAAATGACCAAATGCTTCCCATAGCATATGCAGTAgttgaagttgaaaataaagatagTTGGAGTTGGTTTTTGCAATTATTGATTGAAGACCTTGGTGGTAATCAAATATGTNGAGCATGCAN GGGTTGGTACATGCTATTGAAGANCTTTTGCCTAAGGCAGAACAAAGATTCTGCATAA